One Littorina saxatilis isolate snail1 linkage group LG12, US_GU_Lsax_2.0, whole genome shotgun sequence genomic region harbors:
- the LOC138981825 gene encoding ovochymase-1-like, giving the protein MSPTFVTIVLIISLVLVAVPFVIVTVLKVGIFTNTEFQGPESIRLKASQNAALGNITRHLSLSRNVTFGASSGKDKDRRPSHASAQKQTYLRSVDGTADSKDVIHNNASSMKKGSETATHNKTVTNTFQSAVIIPKKAAMRSGSGVENKTQDISSSKENFAETATANVTDLKIERSKYADPTNPAYKSAINNSSPAPEVCGQLSQGPRRHRRIVGGSDASRKQFPWVVMVLVNGRFWCAGSIIHPRHILTAAHCVRKRGSGQHGNERLLYFDAAEVEVIAGKYTYDVTSKHDDVTGEQRVPVDAVIPHPHYDDTKSVAKHNDIALLVLRTPLRWTSTVSRICLPSKHDHLPRTATFAGWGSVKSRGFRHSL; this is encoded by the exons ATGTCGCCTACGTTCGTGACTATTGTATTGATAATATCTCTGGTACTGGTTGCAGTACCCTTCGTTATTGTCACCGTTTTAAAAG TGGGGATATTCACCAACACGGAATTTCAGGGCCCGGAAAGCATCAGACTTAAAGCCTCCCAAAACGCAGCTTTGGGAAACATAACCCGACACCTTTCCCTGTCGAGAAACGTGACATTTGGAGCGTCCTCGGGGAAAGACAAAGACCGCCGACCTTCCCATGCCTCTGCACAGAAACAGACGTATTTGCGAAGCGTGGATGGCACAGCAGACTCAAAAGACGTGATACATAACAATGCTTCGTCCATGAAGAAGGGTTCAGAAACTGCTACTCATAACAAAACAGTTACTAACACTTTTCAAAGTGCAGTTATAATCCCGAAAAAGGCTGCTATGCGAAGTGGCAGTGGCGTGGAAAATAAAACTCAGGATATTTCTTCGTCAAAGGAGAACTTTGCAGAAACTGCCACTGCTAACGTAACAGATCTTAAAATTGAAAGGAGCAAATATGCAGACCCCACAAATCCTGCTTACAAATCCGCGATCAATAATAGCTCTCCTGCGCCAGAGGTGTGCGGACAACTGTCTCAGGGGCCGAGACGACACAGGCGCATTGTGGGAGGAAGTGACGCAAGCCGGAAGCAGTTCCCGTGGGTAGTGATGGTCTTGGTCAACGGACGGTTTTGGTGTGCTGGCAGCATCATTCACCCTCGACACATTCTCACGGCAGCTCACTGCGTCAG GAAGAGAGGTTCGGGACAGCATGGCAACGAACGACTTCTGTACTTTGATGCTGCTGAAGTGGAAGTCATTGCCGGGAAGTACACCTATGATGTCACGTCAAAACACGATGACGTCACGGGAGAACAGCGTGTGCCTGTAGATGCCGTCATTCCTCACCCCCACTATGACGACACCAAGAGCGTGGCAAAAC ACAATGACATAGCCCTGTTGGTCCTGAGAACACCACTACGCTGGACATCGACTGTGTCCAGAATCTGTCTTCCTTCAAAACATGACCATCTGCCTCGTACCGCTACCTTTGCTGGCTGGGGCAGCGTCAAATCACGTGGGTTTAGACACTCTCTTTGA